In Gimesia benthica, a single window of DNA contains:
- a CDS encoding MDR/zinc-dependent alcohol dehydrogenase-like family protein: MTDIPQLNYEESLFYERNLRSVTANTRQDGQHLLQEAAQISIHPHLTTFTLEEANKALILLKNDEINGTGVLVMDD; this comes from the coding sequence ATGACGGACATCCCTCAGTTGAATTATGAGGAGAGTCTCTTTTACGAGCGCAACCTGCGTTCGGTGACCGCGAATACACGTCAGGACGGTCAGCATCTCCTGCAGGAAGCCGCACAGATTTCCATCCATCCACACCTCACCACATTTACGCTGGAAGAAGCGAACAAGGCTCTTATCCTGCTCAAAAACGATGAGATCAACGGTACCGGCGTACTGGTTATGGATGACTAA
- a CDS encoding sulfatase, with the protein MRFVFTSVMICTFAFLQLSQADSVRAEERKQPNVLFIAIDDLRTELGCYGHPHVQSPALDRLAAQGVLFTNHFVQVPTCGASRYSLLTGRSPRNSGVTRSNQAFYHGKSALSAEKTAGAQTMPELFRRSGYQTTCIGKISHTADGRVFEYNGSGDGRDEVPHAWDELATPFGSWKRGWGIFFAYANGRSREDGSGIRDLMQFTVDKDEDLPDGLLAQEAIAKLKAFKTGSKPFFLGLGFFKPHLPFVAPRQDWEAISQIEIPDAPHPEKPESSYWHKSGEFYSYNMDFPKTRPLARENRLQTRRGYLACVRYVDRQVGKVLTALEELGLSENTIVVVWGDHGWFLGDSALWAKHAPLERALNSTLIIRAPGVSQPGLKTAALVETIDLYPTLVDLCQPAFRKTEFPLDGVSLKPILNGQKSKVRDFAFSYWNSAVSVRDQSYRLTAMLKKGRPASVELYDVSETPDPLQNLAKEKTELVNQMLQAIPDAQSK; encoded by the coding sequence ATGCGCTTTGTTTTTACCAGTGTGATGATTTGCACTTTTGCGTTCTTACAACTTAGTCAGGCTGATTCCGTTCGGGCTGAAGAGCGAAAGCAACCCAATGTATTATTCATCGCCATTGATGACCTTCGTACGGAACTGGGCTGTTATGGTCATCCACACGTACAGAGTCCCGCGCTGGATCGGCTGGCAGCGCAGGGGGTCCTGTTCACAAATCACTTCGTACAGGTTCCCACCTGTGGCGCCTCTCGTTATTCCCTGTTGACCGGACGCAGTCCTCGAAATTCGGGAGTGACCCGCAGCAACCAGGCCTTCTATCACGGTAAATCTGCACTTTCCGCAGAGAAGACGGCCGGAGCGCAAACCATGCCGGAACTGTTTCGCAGAAGCGGCTATCAGACGACCTGTATTGGTAAAATCTCGCATACGGCCGACGGACGCGTGTTTGAATACAACGGCAGCGGTGACGGTCGGGACGAAGTTCCGCACGCATGGGATGAACTCGCGACCCCCTTCGGATCCTGGAAGCGGGGTTGGGGAATCTTTTTTGCCTATGCAAATGGACGGAGTCGAGAAGACGGCAGCGGAATTCGGGATTTGATGCAGTTCACCGTCGACAAGGATGAGGATCTGCCCGATGGATTGCTGGCACAAGAAGCGATTGCAAAACTCAAAGCATTCAAGACCGGATCAAAACCATTCTTCCTGGGGCTGGGTTTCTTCAAACCGCATTTACCCTTTGTCGCGCCACGACAGGACTGGGAGGCGATTTCCCAGATCGAGATTCCTGATGCGCCTCACCCGGAGAAACCGGAATCGAGCTACTGGCACAAAAGCGGGGAGTTCTACAGCTATAATATGGATTTTCCCAAAACTCGACCACTGGCCCGGGAAAACCGTTTACAGACCAGACGTGGCTATCTGGCCTGTGTGCGCTACGTCGATCGCCAGGTGGGAAAGGTGCTCACTGCACTTGAGGAACTGGGCCTGAGTGAAAATACAATTGTTGTCGTCTGGGGAGACCATGGCTGGTTTCTGGGGGATTCCGCTCTCTGGGCCAAGCATGCTCCACTGGAGCGGGCGTTGAACAGCACTCTGATTATCCGGGCACCGGGGGTATCCCAACCGGGACTGAAAACAGCCGCCCTGGTCGAGACCATCGATTTATATCCCACTCTGGTAGATCTTTGTCAGCCGGCGTTCCGGAAAACCGAATTTCCACTGGATGGCGTCAGCCTCAAGCCGATTCTCAATGGTCAGAAAAGTAAGGTACGCGATTTTGCATTCAGCTACTGGAATTCTGCAGTCAGCGTGCGAGACCAGTCCTATCGACTGACGGCGATGCTGAAGAAAGGTCGGCCTGCCAGCGTCGAACTCTATGATGTTTCCGAGACTCCCGATCCGCTGCAAAATCTGGCGAAAGAGAAAACGGAACTCGTGAATCAGATGCTGCAGGCGATCCCGGACGCTCAGAGTAAATGA
- a CDS encoding sugar phosphate isomerase/epimerase family protein: MKFCLFSVSYAGFWGQQQLSLTEFIAQAAQTGYDSVMLMGKRPHLSPLDVTPEQLESIKGALAEHQIQCAIIGGYTDFAGSSATEVPLLELQIQYVQQLSQIARELGAGTVRIFTAYDTPRMSPHALWGQVVSALQECCDRAAEYDVTLAVQNHHDVGVHSDALLELLHDIDRPNCKLGFDAWSPALRGENLYEAARKMAPHTAITTNADYIRLPRYSYQPELINYQKEEPDLVRAVKFGTGFIDYSAFFHGLKEGGFNGIATYEMCSPIRGGGSLENLNAYAAEYLTWMKTHLL, from the coding sequence ATGAAGTTCTGCCTGTTTTCGGTGAGTTATGCCGGTTTCTGGGGTCAGCAGCAGCTCAGCCTGACGGAATTTATCGCTCAGGCTGCGCAAACCGGCTACGACTCTGTCATGCTCATGGGGAAACGGCCTCATCTGTCACCGCTGGATGTCACTCCCGAGCAGTTGGAGTCCATCAAAGGTGCGCTCGCAGAACATCAGATTCAGTGTGCGATCATCGGTGGCTACACAGATTTCGCAGGCTCTTCAGCCACAGAGGTTCCTCTTCTGGAACTGCAGATCCAATACGTTCAGCAACTCTCCCAGATCGCCCGGGAACTGGGAGCCGGCACCGTGCGGATCTTTACCGCCTACGATACGCCCCGGATGAGTCCCCACGCGCTGTGGGGACAGGTGGTCTCGGCTCTGCAGGAATGTTGTGATCGGGCAGCCGAGTATGACGTCACGCTGGCAGTCCAGAATCATCACGATGTGGGTGTCCACTCCGACGCCCTGCTCGAACTGCTGCACGACATTGACCGACCAAACTGCAAGCTCGGATTTGATGCCTGGTCCCCTGCTCTACGTGGGGAGAACCTGTATGAAGCAGCCAGGAAAATGGCTCCGCACACCGCGATTACCACAAACGCAGATTACATCAGGCTACCGCGATATTCTTATCAACCCGAGCTGATCAATTACCAGAAAGAGGAACCCGATCTGGTCCGGGCAGTCAAATTTGGTACCGGTTTCATCGACTACTCCGCCTTCTTCCATGGTCTGAAAGAGGGGGGCTTCAATGGAATCGCCACCTATGAAATGTGCTCTCCCATCCGGGGCGGAGGCAGCCTGGAAAATCTGAATGCCTACGCCGCCGAGTATTTGACCTGGATGAAAACTCATTTACTCTGA
- the aroF gene encoding 3-deoxy-7-phosphoheptulonate synthase, whose protein sequence is MIVVMKPGATEEMVQAMVKRVEEMGLKAHVIVGEERTVIAAAGIKRDSHQEELESCAEVEKVVPIVAAYKVASKETKPEPTVVKTRDLTIGGSHVGVIAGPCSVESEEQILQVAHQVKAAGATGLRGGAFKPRTSPYSFQGMKEDGLKLLALAREETGLAVVTEVMTPHHVDLLCQYADVLQIGARNMQNYHLLQAVGETRLPVLLKRGPAASIEEFLLAAEYILDQGNQQVILCERGIRTFETHTRFTLPLATVPYLHERTHLPVVIDPSHGTGVASLVPPMCAAAIAAGCDGLILEVHPDPSRAMSDGAQSLTPQAFAETMETCRKVAAALGKELG, encoded by the coding sequence ATGATTGTTGTAATGAAACCAGGCGCCACGGAAGAAATGGTTCAGGCCATGGTCAAACGGGTCGAGGAAATGGGCCTGAAGGCACACGTGATCGTTGGTGAAGAACGCACCGTCATCGCGGCCGCGGGCATCAAACGTGACAGCCATCAGGAAGAACTGGAATCCTGTGCAGAGGTCGAAAAAGTCGTCCCGATCGTGGCTGCCTACAAGGTCGCCAGTAAAGAGACGAAACCAGAGCCGACCGTCGTCAAGACCCGGGATCTGACTATCGGCGGTTCACACGTAGGCGTGATTGCTGGCCCCTGCTCCGTAGAAAGCGAAGAACAGATCCTGCAGGTCGCTCACCAGGTTAAGGCAGCTGGCGCGACGGGGCTTCGCGGGGGCGCATTCAAACCACGTACCAGCCCTTACTCTTTCCAGGGAATGAAAGAAGATGGCCTGAAGCTGCTGGCCCTGGCCCGCGAAGAAACGGGACTGGCAGTCGTCACGGAAGTCATGACTCCACATCATGTCGACCTGCTCTGTCAATATGCCGACGTGCTTCAGATTGGTGCCCGGAACATGCAGAACTACCACCTGCTGCAGGCCGTGGGTGAGACACGCCTGCCCGTACTGTTAAAACGGGGACCAGCGGCTTCCATCGAAGAGTTCCTGCTGGCCGCAGAATACATCCTCGATCAGGGTAATCAGCAGGTCATTCTCTGTGAACGGGGTATTCGTACTTTCGAAACTCATACCCGCTTCACGCTTCCTTTGGCAACAGTTCCCTACCTGCATGAGCGAACTCACCTGCCTGTCGTGATTGACCCGAGTCATGGCACCGGCGTTGCCAGCCTGGTGCCTCCCATGTGTGCCGCTGCTATCGCCGCGGGTTGCGATGGACTGATTCTGGAAGTTCATCCCGATCCATCACGGGCCATGAGCGATGGAGCTCAGTCATTGACACCCCAGGCATTCGCCGAGACGATGGAAACCTGTCGTAAAGTCGCAGCTGCACTCGGAAAAGAGCTGGGATAA
- a CDS encoding 3-keto-disaccharide hydrolase yields MYKNFATFVSSSNASNYSFRLLLMSLVVAVSTSTFAADKKQEAGSDKPAAQAKKSKEWVSLFNGKNLDGWKSPQFGGEGEVHVEDGKLILEMGVDLTGATFTDAKKLPETNYEVELEAMRVDGTDFFCGLTFPVKKDPCSFILGGWGGALCGLSSIDGDDASQNSTTTFQTLKKGEWYKVRLQVTDHKIQVWLNDKQIVDQNLKDRKISIRHEVELSRPFGITSFATTAALKNIRLRKLSPEEVAKTAPKK; encoded by the coding sequence ATGTACAAAAACTTCGCGACGTTCGTATCGAGTTCGAATGCTTCTAATTACAGTTTCCGTCTGCTCTTAATGAGCCTGGTAGTTGCTGTTTCCACGAGCACCTTTGCTGCTGATAAAAAACAGGAAGCTGGTAGCGACAAACCGGCAGCCCAAGCCAAAAAATCCAAAGAATGGGTCTCCCTCTTTAACGGGAAAAACCTGGATGGCTGGAAAAGCCCCCAATTCGGAGGGGAGGGAGAAGTTCACGTCGAAGACGGGAAATTGATCCTCGAAATGGGTGTCGATCTTACCGGCGCCACATTTACCGATGCCAAAAAGTTGCCAGAGACTAACTATGAAGTCGAACTGGAAGCCATGCGTGTCGATGGCACCGATTTCTTCTGCGGACTGACGTTTCCGGTCAAAAAAGATCCCTGCTCATTTATTCTCGGAGGCTGGGGTGGTGCTCTGTGTGGTCTTTCCAGTATTGACGGCGACGATGCCTCACAGAACAGCACAACCACATTTCAGACCCTGAAAAAAGGGGAGTGGTATAAAGTGCGTCTGCAGGTTACCGATCATAAAATCCAGGTCTGGTTGAATGATAAGCAGATCGTCGATCAGAATCTGAAGGATCGTAAAATTTCAATCCGCCATGAGGTCGAGCTATCCCGCCCCTTCGGAATCACATCCTTCGCCACCACCGCCGCCTTGAAGAACATCCGCCTGCGAAAACTCTCTCCGGAGGAAGTCGCGAAAACGGCACCGAAAAAGTGA
- a CDS encoding sensor domain-containing diguanylate cyclase, which yields MYFLIASIIEVFTNHVASGASSASVLAIASVCLLQYVVYTMKMSAVRKENAEFQQHYHDVEEELNDVQSDRAMTLIENHILREFVAQSEFDQTIDLLLKRYVPSIREGLGLYLNRVNDEFKVRDSRGITRNSKAVFEFDERQLKQLKTQNVIILRGQELRNSKIYQCFDEQDKPRIHKLCLLAVYDKNAISGVFLTTNLYPDGVDEQQQIKLAKRLLVCVSRNIVKNQDYESYRFELRVTREQLELRALADQQFKTPVIMLEEFLDRLRQLTNSSRASLFLSTPHDFSNCKSIVDCGMTLQAGVKTRWKEHELTLVRLGLNSGENTSLSGEQLENHGVRSLIGAALVSPLITNRKRIGAICLTNQECQPFDERALRLISWASQFLSNTLLKVLNHANIEKQARQDGLTGLVNRRSFDELIDNAFGRAQAAQSACSLILIDLDHFKSINDTYGHQAGDEVLRRVARILQDRIKEIRSSDNVIAARYGGEELAILLPEIGLAGAERIAEVIRHSIETAIIEFNATRIPVTASLGLSTYTSQAMESVQTLVAAADGALYQAKSDGRNRVCSLTSAPV from the coding sequence TTGTATTTTCTTATTGCCTCGATTATTGAAGTATTCACGAACCACGTCGCATCGGGTGCGTCCAGTGCCAGCGTGTTGGCGATTGCCAGTGTGTGTCTGCTTCAATATGTCGTTTACACGATGAAAATGTCTGCTGTCCGAAAGGAAAATGCGGAATTTCAGCAGCATTATCACGATGTGGAAGAAGAGCTCAATGATGTCCAGTCAGACCGGGCGATGACTCTGATTGAGAATCACATCCTGCGTGAGTTTGTCGCTCAGTCTGAATTTGATCAGACCATTGACCTGCTGTTAAAACGCTATGTACCGTCCATCCGGGAAGGGCTGGGATTGTATTTGAACCGAGTGAACGACGAATTCAAAGTACGCGACTCACGGGGGATTACCAGGAATTCCAAAGCCGTTTTCGAGTTCGACGAGCGTCAGCTCAAACAGTTAAAGACACAGAACGTAATTATCCTGCGTGGGCAGGAATTAAGAAATTCAAAAATTTATCAATGCTTTGATGAGCAGGACAAGCCGCGGATTCACAAATTGTGTCTGCTCGCAGTTTACGATAAAAATGCCATCTCTGGTGTATTTCTGACGACGAACCTCTATCCCGACGGGGTGGATGAACAGCAGCAGATTAAGCTGGCAAAGCGACTGCTGGTCTGTGTGTCACGGAACATCGTGAAAAATCAGGATTACGAATCGTACCGCTTTGAATTGCGTGTCACCCGCGAGCAGCTCGAATTACGGGCACTCGCCGATCAGCAGTTTAAAACTCCGGTAATCATGCTGGAAGAATTTCTGGATCGACTCCGACAGTTAACGAACTCAAGCAGAGCGAGTCTGTTTCTTTCCACACCCCACGATTTTTCAAACTGTAAGTCTATTGTGGATTGTGGCATGACCCTGCAGGCGGGGGTTAAAACCCGCTGGAAAGAACATGAACTGACTCTCGTTCGGCTCGGACTCAACTCCGGCGAGAATACATCGCTGTCAGGTGAGCAGCTGGAGAATCATGGAGTTCGGTCGCTGATTGGAGCAGCACTGGTATCTCCCTTAATTACAAATCGTAAACGGATTGGGGCGATCTGTCTGACGAATCAGGAATGCCAGCCATTCGATGAAAGAGCGCTGCGTCTGATATCGTGGGCATCACAGTTTCTCTCCAATACGCTGCTCAAAGTTCTCAATCATGCCAACATTGAAAAGCAGGCTCGGCAGGATGGTTTGACGGGTCTGGTAAATCGGCGTTCGTTCGATGAACTGATCGACAATGCATTCGGACGGGCCCAGGCCGCTCAGTCCGCCTGTTCTCTGATTTTGATTGACCTCGATCATTTCAAGTCAATTAACGATACTTACGGGCATCAGGCGGGGGATGAAGTTCTACGACGGGTAGCCCGGATTCTACAGGACCGGATTAAAGAAATCCGTTCGTCGGACAATGTGATCGCGGCCCGCTACGGCGGTGAGGAACTCGCAATCCTGCTGCCCGAGATTGGTCTGGCGGGGGCTGAACGAATTGCAGAGGTGATTCGGCATTCCATCGAAACCGCCATCATTGAGTTCAACGCCACACGGATTCCGGTGACAGCCAGCCTGGGACTTTCAACCTACACTTCACAAGCCATGGAAAGTGTACAGACGCTGGTCGCAGCCGCTGATGGAGCGCTGTATCAGGCGAAATCGGATGGTCGAAATCGAGTTTGCAGTCTGACTTCCGCACCAGTCTGA
- a CDS encoding glycosyltransferase family 2 protein: protein MSDSISPQPGSRSERGRVIAVMPAYNAASTLERTVADIPAGSVDEIVLVDDCSSDNTVEVARQLGLTIIQHERNTGYGGNQKTCYRYAMEAGADYVVMIHPDYQYDSRVIPVAVELIRLGICDVILGSRIRTRAETLEGGMPLYKYIANRFLTIIENIALGQNLGDFHSGFRAYSRAVLESVPFEKNSDDFVFDSQFLAQSVRFGFKISDIPVPVRYFEEASSINFKRSAQYGLLTLNVMLQYWLHRLGIWKSELFKEKQPQLID from the coding sequence ATGTCTGATTCGATTTCCCCCCAACCCGGTTCCCGTTCTGAAAGAGGTCGGGTCATCGCTGTGATGCCAGCCTACAATGCAGCCAGCACGCTGGAACGGACCGTAGCCGATATCCCCGCAGGTTCTGTTGATGAGATCGTACTCGTGGATGACTGCAGTAGCGACAACACTGTCGAAGTCGCCAGGCAACTGGGGCTGACGATCATCCAGCATGAGCGTAATACCGGCTATGGCGGAAATCAGAAAACATGTTACCGGTATGCAATGGAAGCGGGCGCTGATTACGTGGTCATGATTCACCCGGATTATCAGTACGATAGTCGAGTGATCCCGGTTGCAGTTGAATTAATACGGCTGGGAATCTGCGACGTGATTCTGGGTTCACGTATTAGAACCCGCGCAGAGACTCTGGAAGGGGGGATGCCTCTCTACAAGTACATTGCGAACCGGTTTCTGACAATCATTGAAAATATTGCTCTGGGACAGAACCTGGGCGACTTTCACAGCGGGTTTCGTGCTTACAGTCGCGCGGTACTGGAAAGCGTCCCCTTTGAGAAAAACTCGGACGATTTTGTGTTCGACAGCCAGTTCCTGGCGCAGTCGGTTCGGTTCGGCTTTAAGATCAGCGACATCCCGGTGCCCGTGCGGTATTTCGAGGAAGCCTCCAGCATTAACTTCAAGCGCAGTGCCCAGTATGGTCTGTTGACGCTCAACGTCATGCTGCAGTACTGGCTGCACCGGCTCGGGATCTGGAAGTCAGAACTGTTTAAAGAGAAACAGCCTCAGCTCATCGACTGA
- a CDS encoding leucine-rich repeat domain-containing protein, which yields MNLYPHLTTLIVFCLVTSPMISAGCSEEQPAEPEAQVTREDPPIPTAPPAPVVLTEEDIHERLKKDNPKYQNTAEFGKRQGKIISVNLFNMNVENISALKGLELEYLDLTNCPVSDLSPIKGMKLEQLFLEGTYVTDLRPLQGMPLQVLRMEHTPVSDIAPLEGMPLNQLNLFDTKVKDLSLINTLPLRTLWIPKTEISDISPLKGMLLESLDFEKTKVSDLTPLRGMQILRLNMTGSEVTDLTPLKGMPLQRLIFTPSKITKGIEVIRDSPTLQGIGTDFDNVKAAAEFWQEYDAGKFKKQE from the coding sequence ATGAACCTCTACCCTCACCTGACCACCTTAATTGTATTTTGTCTTGTCACCTCTCCGATGATCAGCGCCGGCTGCTCAGAGGAGCAACCTGCCGAGCCTGAGGCCCAGGTCACCAGGGAAGATCCTCCGATTCCCACCGCTCCGCCTGCTCCCGTCGTATTGACTGAAGAAGACATCCACGAGCGACTGAAGAAAGATAACCCCAAGTATCAGAACACAGCTGAATTTGGTAAACGCCAGGGGAAAATTATTTCGGTGAATCTGTTCAATATGAACGTCGAAAACATCTCGGCGCTCAAAGGTCTCGAACTGGAATATCTGGACCTGACCAACTGCCCGGTAAGTGACTTGAGTCCCATCAAAGGCATGAAGCTGGAGCAACTCTTCCTGGAAGGAACCTATGTCACAGACCTGCGGCCCCTGCAGGGAATGCCGTTACAGGTTCTTCGCATGGAACACACGCCTGTCTCCGATATTGCACCTCTGGAGGGCATGCCGCTGAATCAGCTGAATCTGTTCGACACTAAAGTAAAAGACCTGAGTTTGATTAATACGCTCCCACTGAGAACCCTCTGGATTCCCAAAACGGAGATCTCTGACATCAGCCCGCTGAAAGGGATGCTGCTGGAAAGCCTGGACTTTGAGAAAACCAAAGTTTCCGATCTGACCCCTTTGAGAGGGATGCAGATCCTGCGTTTGAATATGACGGGATCTGAAGTGACCGATTTAACTCCATTGAAAGGCATGCCTCTCCAACGTCTGATTTTTACCCCGTCGAAAATCACAAAAGGCATCGAAGTAATCAGGGACAGCCCTACTCTACAGGGCATCGGCACAGACTTTGACAATGTGAAAGCAGCGGCTGAATTCTGGCAGGAGTACGATGCCGGCAAATTCAAAAAGCAGGAATAG
- a CDS encoding mandelate racemase/muconate lactonizing enzyme family protein — MKITDVRAIQPVGKNSPPDWRTSLGQILVAIDTDSGLTGYGVGGGGLAGIHVVKTVLRDLLLGQSPEDISRLWDEMYQSTLAFGRKGLAIMAISGVDLALWDLKGKAEKVPVVSLLGGQPGQQLPTYCTVWNTQDLESIDSHAGYKLHLGKVSNAGQQDEMIQAIETARTLIGPDPLLMVDAWMKWTVESTIAISRAIEPFQIDWIEEPLSPDDLAGYAQLSEQSAVPIAGGEHEFTAAAFTQLIDQKLHTVLQPDVCWCGGMTELIKIYKMANRAGLRVCPHRGAEIWALHAIAALDPHPLAETGRPWMTWVAGQPEIDGGLISVTDRPGWGLTFDEQSLELVY; from the coding sequence ATGAAAATTACAGACGTTCGCGCAATACAACCCGTGGGAAAGAACTCTCCTCCCGACTGGCGTACCAGCCTGGGACAGATTCTGGTTGCCATCGATACCGACAGTGGACTCACAGGCTATGGAGTCGGCGGCGGCGGACTGGCAGGGATTCACGTCGTCAAAACCGTCTTGCGTGATCTGCTCCTTGGTCAAAGCCCCGAAGATATCTCCCGGCTCTGGGATGAAATGTATCAGTCCACGCTGGCCTTCGGACGCAAAGGCCTGGCCATCATGGCCATCAGCGGCGTTGACCTGGCTTTATGGGACCTCAAGGGGAAAGCCGAGAAAGTACCCGTAGTTTCACTTCTGGGTGGCCAACCGGGTCAGCAGCTTCCCACTTATTGCACCGTCTGGAATACGCAAGATCTGGAGTCGATTGACTCCCACGCCGGCTATAAACTGCACCTGGGAAAAGTTTCCAATGCCGGTCAACAGGATGAAATGATCCAGGCTATTGAAACCGCCCGGACACTGATCGGACCCGATCCCCTGCTGATGGTAGATGCCTGGATGAAGTGGACGGTGGAATCAACCATTGCCATTTCCCGGGCGATCGAGCCTTTTCAAATCGACTGGATTGAAGAGCCGCTCTCTCCCGATGATCTGGCCGGTTATGCACAACTCAGCGAACAGTCAGCCGTCCCCATTGCAGGAGGCGAACATGAATTTACAGCAGCAGCGTTTACTCAACTGATAGACCAGAAACTGCACACAGTTCTGCAACCCGATGTCTGCTGGTGTGGTGGTATGACGGAATTGATCAAAATCTACAAGATGGCTAATCGTGCCGGATTGCGTGTCTGCCCCCACCGTGGTGCGGAAATCTGGGCTCTGCATGCCATCGCAGCGCTGGATCCTCACCCGTTGGCTGAAACCGGCCGGCCCTGGATGACCTGGGTCGCTGGTCAGCCTGAAATCGACGGGGGGCTGATCTCTGTTACAGATCGACCCGGCTGGGGACTGACATTTGACGAACAGTCTCTTGAACTGGTTTACTGA
- a CDS encoding HEAT repeat domain-containing protein — MRQSRCSYEAFSVTEVPAARITGFFLLVAGLFFADSSLLFGQNEAPANPPEAKQQDDKALSEYKKALSEYKPLMTPEEAVNFRKTKLRDFDELLRGGKISSSADKKLIADGARYQLYLMTFKNDPNKPENPTDLKKLRANILRDIQFSGRVSGNYQARELYLEELTKQAPDLFDNHRLVRFSAVVLLSELDLRDEDRRKKTKRTAYTLAYAPLLKVIESKTQPTEVKIVAANGLGRIGEMGDPSNALRVKIAEALIPQLKNSIQEHSWYQRSLVDALGSLGITDNLARQPVVVDALLDAMKNPKRTWGVRSAAAYNIGKLPLNSRSDIKLITYSIVDLTRKMVTEYNKNNNARFWKRCFWNVYLAFKPANQGSEEGLTQKKVNQTVVNDAYKQIIKPVATIVQPGNTPKIAADVTKSMDDWLKKNLPKNFRVAPVQVKPNNQQVAEGN; from the coding sequence GTGCGACAATCCAGATGCTCGTATGAGGCCTTTTCAGTAACTGAAGTGCCAGCCGCCAGAATTACTGGTTTCTTTCTGCTGGTTGCCGGATTATTCTTCGCAGACAGCTCTCTGCTGTTCGGTCAGAACGAGGCTCCTGCCAATCCGCCTGAGGCAAAACAGCAAGACGATAAAGCGCTCTCTGAATACAAAAAAGCGCTCTCTGAATACAAACCCCTGATGACACCGGAAGAGGCCGTCAATTTTCGCAAGACCAAACTACGTGATTTTGATGAGCTCCTGCGGGGAGGAAAAATCAGCAGTAGTGCGGACAAGAAGCTGATTGCAGATGGTGCCCGTTACCAGCTGTACCTGATGACGTTTAAAAATGATCCCAATAAACCCGAAAATCCCACCGACCTGAAAAAGCTGCGTGCCAACATTCTGCGTGACATTCAGTTTTCCGGTCGCGTTTCCGGTAACTACCAGGCGCGTGAACTGTATCTGGAAGAATTAACCAAACAGGCTCCCGATCTGTTCGACAATCATCGCCTGGTCCGTTTCAGTGCAGTCGTGCTGCTCTCCGAACTGGACCTGCGAGATGAAGATCGCCGCAAGAAGACCAAACGGACCGCCTACACCCTGGCATACGCTCCGTTGCTGAAAGTCATCGAATCCAAAACACAACCGACTGAAGTCAAAATCGTCGCCGCCAATGGCTTGGGTCGCATCGGTGAGATGGGTGATCCCAGTAATGCTCTGCGTGTTAAAATTGCTGAAGCCCTGATTCCCCAGCTCAAGAACTCGATTCAGGAACATTCCTGGTATCAGCGGAGCCTGGTCGATGCATTGGGATCCCTGGGAATTACCGACAACCTGGCGCGTCAGCCTGTTGTTGTCGATGCCTTACTGGACGCCATGAAAAACCCGAAGCGAACCTGGGGAGTCCGTTCTGCAGCCGCCTATAATATTGGTAAGTTGCCTCTCAATTCCCGTTCCGACATTAAATTGATTACGTACTCCATTGTGGACCTGACCCGCAAAATGGTTACGGAGTACAATAAGAACAATAATGCCCGTTTCTGGAAACGTTGTTTCTGGAATGTCTATCTGGCATTCAAACCGGCGAATCAGGGTTCTGAAGAGGGTTTGACACAGAAAAAAGTCAACCAGACAGTCGTCAACGATGCTTACAAGCAGATCATCAAACCGGTGGCGACCATCGTCCAGCCAGGCAATACTCCCAAAATCGCCGCAGATGTCACCAAGTCGATGGATGACTGGCTGAAAAAAAACCTGCCTAAAAACTTCCGGGTCGCTCCCGTTCAGGTCAAACCCAACAATCAGCAGGTCGCGGAAGGTAACTGA